A genomic window from Litoreibacter janthinus includes:
- a CDS encoding aldo/keto reductase produces the protein MKTVRLGRTDLKVSQLCLGSMTWGTQTKEAEAHQQIETALDAGINFIDTAEAYPVNPMNKENAGKTEEIIGNWFAKTGRRDEVVLATKVAGKGNYIRDGEEICAKTIREAIEGSLKRLQTDVIDLYQLHWPNRGSYMFRQNWAYDPSKQDRAATEAHMVEVLETLKALVAEGKIRHFGLSNESAWGTMMWLKIAERLGGPRVESIQNEYSLLCRLYDTDMAELSHNEDISLLAFSPLAVGYLTGKYQGGAVPEGSRMSINNKMGGRASDRVLDTAQVYLDIAVKHGLDSVHMALAWCCQRPFPVIPIFGATTMDQLNHIIAGKDLVLGQDVLDDITAAHKAHPMPY, from the coding sequence ATGAAGACAGTTCGCCTTGGCCGCACCGACCTGAAGGTTTCCCAGTTGTGTTTGGGATCAATGACATGGGGCACCCAAACCAAAGAGGCAGAGGCGCACCAGCAGATCGAGACCGCTCTCGACGCGGGCATCAACTTCATCGACACGGCAGAAGCCTATCCGGTGAACCCGATGAACAAAGAAAACGCTGGCAAGACCGAAGAGATCATCGGCAACTGGTTCGCCAAGACAGGCCGACGCGACGAGGTGGTGCTGGCCACCAAAGTGGCAGGGAAAGGCAATTACATCCGCGATGGCGAGGAGATTTGCGCCAAGACCATCCGCGAGGCCATCGAAGGCTCGCTCAAGCGGTTGCAAACCGATGTGATCGACCTCTACCAGCTGCATTGGCCCAACCGCGGCAGCTATATGTTCCGCCAGAACTGGGCCTATGACCCGTCCAAACAGGACCGCGCCGCAACAGAAGCGCATATGGTCGAGGTTCTGGAAACTTTGAAAGCACTGGTGGCGGAGGGCAAGATCCGCCATTTCGGACTCAGCAACGAAAGCGCATGGGGCACTATGATGTGGCTCAAGATTGCGGAGCGACTGGGCGGTCCTCGGGTGGAAAGCATCCAGAACGAATACTCTCTGCTCTGCCGCCTCTACGATACCGACATGGCCGAGCTAAGCCATAACGAAGACATCTCCCTGCTGGCCTTTTCACCGCTGGCGGTGGGTTATCTGACGGGCAAGTATCAGGGCGGCGCTGTGCCGGAAGGCTCGCGCATGTCAATCAACAACAAGATGGGCGGGCGCGCGTCGGATCGCGTGCTGGACACGGCACAGGTCTATCTGGACATCGCGGTCAAGCACGGGCTGGATTCTGTCCATATGGCCCTTGCGTGGTGCTGCCAACGTCCATTCCCCGTCATCCCGATTTTCGGTGCGACCACGATGGACCAACTGAACCATATCATAGCGGGCAAGGATCTAGTTCTGGGCCAAGACGTCCTCGACGATATCACCGCCGCCCATAAGGCCCACCCGATGCCCTATTAG
- a CDS encoding 3-keto-5-aminohexanoate cleavage protein, which produces MPLEMNRDVFITCAVTGSGSTQDKSPHVPRSPKQIADSAIAAAKAGAAVVHCHVRDPETGAPSRDLKLYREVTDRIRDAEVDVVLNLTAGMGGDIVFGAPNPLPTQAGTDMVSAEERVAHVAECLPEICTLDCGTMNFAEADYVMTNTPGMLTAMGRMMTELGVKPEIEAFDTGHLWYAKQLVKDGVLDSPALVQLCMGVPWGAPDDLNTFMAMVNNVPDDWTFSAFGLGRNQMPIAAASVLAGGNVRVGLEDNLMLDRGVLATNEALVGRAVEIIERLGAKVIGPDAVRETLGLVKRAPRG; this is translated from the coding sequence ATGCCTTTAGAAATGAACCGCGACGTGTTTATCACCTGCGCTGTGACGGGCTCTGGCTCGACCCAAGACAAAAGCCCGCATGTGCCGCGCTCTCCCAAACAGATTGCCGATAGCGCCATTGCGGCGGCCAAGGCTGGGGCTGCGGTGGTCCATTGCCACGTGCGCGACCCTGAGACGGGCGCGCCATCGCGTGATCTAAAGTTGTATCGCGAAGTCACCGACCGCATCCGCGACGCTGAAGTGGACGTTGTGTTGAACCTGACGGCAGGTATGGGGGGCGATATCGTCTTCGGAGCGCCAAACCCGCTGCCGACCCAAGCCGGCACCGACATGGTCAGCGCCGAAGAACGCGTGGCGCATGTGGCCGAATGCCTGCCCGAGATTTGTACGCTTGATTGTGGCACGATGAACTTTGCCGAAGCCGATTACGTGATGACCAATACCCCCGGGATGCTGACCGCCATGGGCCGCATGATGACCGAACTGGGCGTGAAACCCGAGATCGAGGCGTTTGATACCGGCCACCTGTGGTATGCTAAGCAGTTGGTCAAAGATGGCGTGCTTGATAGCCCTGCCTTGGTGCAGCTTTGCATGGGCGTCCCATGGGGCGCGCCGGACGACCTGAACACCTTTATGGCGATGGTCAACAACGTGCCGGACGATTGGACGTTTTCCGCCTTCGGGCTGGGGCGCAACCAGATGCCCATCGCGGCCGCCTCTGTGCTGGCAGGGGGCAACGTGCGGGTCGGGCTGGAGGACAACCTGATGCTGGATCGTGGCGTGCTGGCCACAAACGAGGCGTTGGTTGGCCGTGCGGTCGAGATCATCGAGCGCTTGGGCGCGAAGGTCATCGGGCCGGACGCCGTGCGCGAGACGCTTGGGCTGGTCAAGCGGGCGCCGCGCGGGTGA